CGCAACAACTGAGCAGCCAATGGGTCAGCGTCGCCACGGCCAAGACCCTGGTCAACGGCCTCACCGCGTTCAATGGCACCAACTACGACTCGGCCCTGGGCACCGCGCAGACCGCCTATGGCACCGCCGGCAAGCTGGAAGGTGCGCAAAACGTGGCGTATTTCTTCTCGGACGGTAACCCCACCACGTCCAACACCAATAACCCGAACAACCCTGGCAACGTGGTCAACCCGGAGTACGGCGACGGTATCGATGCCACTGAAGAAGGCGTATGGCGGGCCTTCCTCGATGCCAATGGCATCAAGGCCTATGCCATTGGCCTGGGCGCGGGCGTCAACAGCATTTACCTGGACCCGGTGGCCTACGACGGCAGCACCCACACCAACACCAATGCGGTGGTGGTGGCCAACCTGGCGGGCCTGGATGCGGTGCTGGCCGGCACGGTGCAGGGCGCGCCAGTCACGGGGAGCCTTTTGACGGATGGCACATTCGGTGCCGATGGCGGCTTCGTCAAATCCCTCACGGTGGACGGCATCACCTACACCTACAACCCGGCGGCGGGGGGCTCGATGAGTGCCAACCTGCCAGGCGGGCACGGCACGTTCGACACCGTCAGCAACAGCGTCACCATCACCACCAACCAGGGCGGTACGCTGGTGGTGGACATGGACAACGGCGAATTCCGCTACACGCCGCCGAAGCTGACAGGCTCGTTGATTACCGAAACCTTCGGGGTGACCGTCAGCGACAACGACGGCGATCTCGCGACCTCCAGCCTGGTGGTCAAGGTCAATCCCAACGCGGCACCGGTGGCTGGTGATGATCATGTGATCACCAATATCCTGTCGGGCAACATTGTGGTACCTGCCGAGTTGCTGCTGGCTAATGACAGCGATGCCAACCATGACAACCTGACGCCCATTCCCACCAGCTTTGCCACCGGCTGGATGGTCAAGGGTGGCAGCTTTACGGGGAGCGGCAGTCGGACTTTCAATGGTATGGGTGACACCCCCGCCAACCAGAACCTGGCGGATGTGCGTAATGCCTTCGCGAACATCTCGAACACGACGGCTGTGCTGCTGGTCACCGGCTACCTGGGCACTGTCAGTGCCAGCAACAACAATGATGAAGACCGCATCAATGTCACCCTGCATCAGGGGGAAACCCTGAACCTGAACCATAACCTGTCGGACACACGCATGGTCATGGCGTATTCCTTCAATGGTGGCGCTGAGATCCCCATTCTTGATAACGGTACCTTCACTGCGGGCGCCACGGGCGAGTACCAGATCCATCTCACGAACGTCCCCAATCCCACAGGGAACGCCAGTATTTTCGAAAACTACCAGTTGACCATGACCGTCAACTACGCCGGCGCCCAGGATTTCACACCGCAGTACCACGGTAACTACTCGGTCAGCGATAACCACGGCGGCAGCGACAGCGCTGCCGTGGACATCACCTACCAGGCCGGCACCACCCTCAACGGGACCAGCGGCGATGACATCATCCTGGCCGGAGCGGGCAACAATATCCTCAATGGCGGCGATGGCAACGATGTATTGAGCGCTGGCAACGGCAACAACGAGATGCATGGCGGCAATGGCAATGACCTGTTGTTCAGCGGCATTGGCAATGACCTGCTCGATGGTGGCGCGGGCATCGATACAGTGAGCTACGCCCATGCCACGTCCGGCGTGACCGTCAACCTTGGCACGGTGGGAGGGCAAATCACGGGGGGCGCCGGGACCGATACATTGATGGCCCTGGAGAACCTGATCGGTTCCAACTTCAACGACTTCCTTACCGGCAACGGCAACAACAACCTTATTTCGGGCGGCCTGGGCAATGACACCCTCAAGGGCGAGGGCGGCGATGACATCTTGATCGGTGGTCCGGGCAACAACACCCTGACCGGCGGCGCGGGTGCCGATACCTTCCAATACCTGACCGGCGGCAGTGGGCACGATGTCATCACCGACTTTGCCGTGGGCACCGACAAGCTCGACCTGTCGCAATTGCTGCAAGGGGAGAATGCGACGACGGCGTCCCTGGATGACTACCTGCACTTCAAGGTGGTGGGCGGTACGACCACCATCGACATCAGCGCCGTTGCAGGTGCCACGCCGAACCAGACCATCGACCTGGCCGGCGTCAACCTGGCGACCCAATACGGTGTGACACCGGGGGCCGGTGGCTTGATTGCGGGTGGTGCGGATACGGCGACCATCATTAACGGGATGCTCAACGATCACTCATTGAAGGTGGATACCGTGTAACCCCTGCGACCAAGGAGCTGCTCAGGTAGAAGGGCTGTTGTGGCCAGAAGGGCTATTGTGGAAGAGGGGCTGTTGTGGCTGGAGGGCTGTTGTGGCGAGGGGGCTTGTCCCCCGTTGGGCTGCGCAGCAGCCCCAAAACCTGCACCCTCGGTTAATCTGACACACCTCGGTGATCTTATTGGGCTGCTGCGCAGCCCAGCGGGGGACAAGCCCCCTCGCCACAACAGCTCCTAGCCACCGACAGCCTTGGGCTTTAGCTCGTTGAGTTATAAGCACCACACTTTGCGTGATATGGCCCGCCAGCGTTTGCCGGTATGATAGGCGCCCCCGCAGTCTGGATTGCGAATACGCCATGACCTTGCAGTACCCAACCATCGCCGATTGCGTCGGCAACACCCCCCTGGTCCGCTTGCAGCGCATGGCGGGTAACACCAGCAATACCTTGCTGCTCAAGCTCGAAGGTAATAACCCGGCGGGCTCGGTCAAGGACCGTCCGGCGTTGTCGATGATCACCCGCGCCGAGTTGCGTGGGCAGATCAAGCCCGGCGACACCCTGATCGAAGCCACCTCCGGCAATACCGGGATTGCCCTGGCCATGGCCGCGGCGATCAAGGGCTACAAGATGATCTTGATCATGCCCGACAACGGCAGCGCCGAGCGCAAGGCGGCGATGACCGCCTATGGTGCCGAGCTGTTGCTGGTCACTCCGGAAGAAGGCATGGAAGGCGCGCGCGATCTCGCCGAGCGCATGGCCGCCGAAGGCCGTGGCCAGGTCCTGGACCAGTTCGCCAACGGTGACAACCCAGAAGCGCACTACACCAGCACCGGCCCGGAAATCTGGCGCCAGACCCAGGGCACCATCACCCATTTCGTCAGCTCCATGGGCACCACCGGCACCATCATGGGCAACTCGCGCTACCTCAAGGAGCAGAACCCGGCGATCCAGATCGTTGGCCTGCAACCGATGGAAGGCGCGGCGATCCCCGGGATCCGCCGCTGGCCCGAAGAGTATCTGCCAAAGATCTACAACGCCGCCCGGGTCGATCGCATCATCGACATGGCCCAGCGTGAAGCCGAAGACACCACCCGTCGCCTGGCCCGTGAAGAAGGCATCTTCTGCGGTGTGTCCTCCGGCGGCGCCGTGGCCGGCATGTTGCGCTTGTCTGCAGAACTGGAAAACGCAGTTATCGTCGCGATCATCTGTGACCGAGGCGACCGCTACCTGTCGACCGGCATTTTCGACGCGCCCAACTGATGGCCAAGCAAGAGCGAGGCCTGCGTTTCCAGCCAACGGGCGGTAATCGGGCGCCACAAATCCCGGTCGGTAAAAAGCAGCGCCTGACCATCGAGCGCCTGGCCAATGATGGCCGGGGGATCGCGTTTTTCGAAGGCCGCACCTGGTTTGTCGTGGGGGCCCTGGCCGGCGAAGAGGTCGAGGCGCGGGTGCTGGGTGCCCATGGCAAAGTGGTCGAGGCCCGCACCGAGCGGGTGTTCAAGGCCAGCGAACTGCGTCGCCCGGCGCCGTGCGCCCATGCCGGCCGTTGTGGCGGTTGCAGCTTGCAACACTTGCCCCATGACGAACAGCTTGCCCTGAAACAGCGCATGCTCGCCGAGCAATTGTCCCGTGTTGCCGGGGTCGAGCCCCAGGAATGGGCCGCGCCGTTGAGCGGGCCCGAGTTCGGTTATCGCCGCCGGGCCCGGGTGGCCGTGCGCTATGACGTCAAGGCCAAGCACCTGGACGTTGGCTTTCGCGCCGTGGCCAGCCAGGACATCGTGGCCATCGATGATTGCCCGGTGCTGGTACAGGCCTTGCAACCGATCATGCAGCGCCTGCCCAACATGTTGCGGCGCCTGAGCAAACCTCAGGCCCTGGGGCATGTGGAGTTGTTCAGCGGTTCGTCGATTGCGGTGTTGCTGCGGCATATGGCGCCGCTGTCGGACGCCGACCTGGTGGTGCTGCAAGAATTCTGTGCCTTCCATGATGCCCAGTTGTGGCTGCATGGAGAGGGCGAGCCGCAGCCGTTCGCGGCTGGGCCGGGCCTGGGCTATCGTCTGCAGCAGTGGGACTTGGACCTGGCTTACCGGCCTGGGGATTTTGTGCAGGTCAACGCCGGGGTCAACGAAGCGATGGTTGCCCAGGCGCTGGATTGGCTGGCACCACGTTCCGACGAACGGGTGCTGGACCTGTTCTGCGGCCTGGGCAACTTTGCCCTGCCTCTGGCGCGCCAAGTGCGTGAAGTGGTCGCGGTAGAGGGCGTGCAGGCCATGGTGGACCGCGCGGCGCTGAATGCCGCAAGCAACAATTTGCATAATGTGCAGTTTTTTCAGGCCGATTTGTCCCAGCCTTTGAGTGATGCGCAGTGGGCCAAAGCAGGCTTTTGTGCGGTACTCTTGGACCCACCCCGCGATGGTGCCCTGGAGGTTGTGCGCAAGCTCGCCACTCTGGGGGCTGATCGCCTGGTGTATGTGTCCTGCAATCCAGCCACGCTGGCGCGGGACACTGTCGAGTTGGTCAAGCAAGGCTACCGGCTAAAACGTGCCGGGATCCTCGATATGTTTCCGCAAACTGCGCATGTCGAGGCGATGGCGTTATTTGAAGCGAGCTAGGATGCTCGCTTAGTCCGACTGGCCTGCGTTCTCCAGGGCCTGTGACCTGCCAGGGAGTTCGCGTTACAAGGGTCAGCGATTTTGACGCGCTACAGGCGCGTCGTAGGGAAGGTAAGCAAGATGGTACAGGTGAGAGCACACCAGCCGATCAACACCGACGGCAGTATCAATCTCGAGGCATGGCTGGATCATGCCATCAGTGTCGATCCGGCACTGGACCGTGAAGCCTTGAAAGCCGCCTGCGAGTTCGCTCGCGAGGCAGAACAGCAAGACAATGCGGCCAAGAACCTCTGGGCCGAAGGAACATCCAGTTTTCGTACTGGGCTTGAAATCGCCGAGATCCTCGCCGACCTCAAGCTGGACCAGGATTCGCTGATCGCCGCGGTGCTCTATCGCGGTGTGCGCGAAGGGCATATTGCGTTGCCGCTGGTCAGCCAGCGGTTCGGCGCGGTGGTGGCCAAGCTGATCGATGGCGTGCTGCGCATGGCCGCCATCAGCGCCAGCCTTAGCCCGCGCCAGTCAATGGTGCTGGGGACCCAGGGCCAGGTGGAAAACCTGCGCAAGATGCTGGTGGCGATGGTCGACGACGTTCGCGTCGCGCTGATCAAGCTGGCCGAGCGCACCTGCGCGATCCGTGCGGTGAAAACCGCCGATGACGAAAAGCGCAATCGCGTCGCCCGTGAGGTCTTCGATATCTACGCGCCCCTGGCTCACCGCCTGGGGATCGGCCATATCAAGTGGGAGCTGGAGGACCTGTCCTTCCGCTACCTCGAACCCGATCAATACAAACAGATCGCCACCTTGCTGCATGAGCGGCGGCTGGACCGTGAGCGCTTTATCAGCGATGTGATGGGCCAGTTGCGCTCGGAGTTGCAGGCCACCGGTGTCGAAGCCGATATCAGCGGCCGGGCCAAACACATCTATTCGATCTGGCGCAAAATGCAGCGCAAGGGCCTGGCCTTCAGCCAGATCTATGACGTGCGCGCCGTGCGCGTGTTGGTGCCGGAAATGCGCGACTGCTACACCGCGCTGGGTATCGTCCATACGCTGTGGCGGCACATTCCCAAGGAGTTCGACGACTACATCGCCAACCCCAAGGAAAACGGCTACCGCTCGCTGCACACCGCGGTGATCGGCCCCGAGGGCAAGGTGCTGGAAGTGCAGATCCGTACCCACGCCATGCACGAAG
The Pseudomonas hygromyciniae genome window above contains:
- the cysM gene encoding cysteine synthase CysM is translated as MTLQYPTIADCVGNTPLVRLQRMAGNTSNTLLLKLEGNNPAGSVKDRPALSMITRAELRGQIKPGDTLIEATSGNTGIALAMAAAIKGYKMILIMPDNGSAERKAAMTAYGAELLLVTPEEGMEGARDLAERMAAEGRGQVLDQFANGDNPEAHYTSTGPEIWRQTQGTITHFVSSMGTTGTIMGNSRYLKEQNPAIQIVGLQPMEGAAIPGIRRWPEEYLPKIYNAARVDRIIDMAQREAEDTTRRLAREEGIFCGVSSGGAVAGMLRLSAELENAVIVAIICDRGDRYLSTGIFDAPN
- the rlmD gene encoding 23S rRNA (uracil(1939)-C(5))-methyltransferase RlmD, translating into MAKQERGLRFQPTGGNRAPQIPVGKKQRLTIERLANDGRGIAFFEGRTWFVVGALAGEEVEARVLGAHGKVVEARTERVFKASELRRPAPCAHAGRCGGCSLQHLPHDEQLALKQRMLAEQLSRVAGVEPQEWAAPLSGPEFGYRRRARVAVRYDVKAKHLDVGFRAVASQDIVAIDDCPVLVQALQPIMQRLPNMLRRLSKPQALGHVELFSGSSIAVLLRHMAPLSDADLVVLQEFCAFHDAQLWLHGEGEPQPFAAGPGLGYRLQQWDLDLAYRPGDFVQVNAGVNEAMVAQALDWLAPRSDERVLDLFCGLGNFALPLARQVREVVAVEGVQAMVDRAALNAASNNLHNVQFFQADLSQPLSDAQWAKAGFCAVLLDPPRDGALEVVRKLATLGADRLVYVSCNPATLARDTVELVKQGYRLKRAGILDMFPQTAHVEAMALFEAS